The following proteins are co-located in the Betta splendens chromosome 9, fBetSpl5.4, whole genome shotgun sequence genome:
- the LOC114862854 gene encoding lymphocyte antigen 6G-like — MTGSVHDDVSGWRLFEMQLRGVLTVLLMSLCTAHGLRCYTCITSDPKSCTDILPCPQEYDRCTSFTLDDVLYKGCMTSNLCVPPISCCKGDLCNGAIPTGPSVVLLLVSSAIITLFI; from the exons ATGACTGGGTCAGTTCATGATGATGTATCTGGGTGGAGACTTTTTGAG ATGCAGCTTCGTGGAGTCCTGACCGTCCTGTTAATGAGTCTGTGCACAG CTCATGGATTAAGATGCTACACATGTATTACCTCCGACCCTAAGAGCTGCACAGACATATTACCTTGTCCCCAAGAGTACGACCGTTGTACCTCCTTCACTCTGGACG ATGTCCTCTATAAGGGCTGTATGACCAGTAATCTATGTGTACCTCCAATCTCGTGCTGTAAGGGAGACTTGTGCAATGGGGCCATACCTACTGGTCCCAGTGTCGTCCTCTTGCTGGTGTCCTCAGCCATCATCACACTCTTTATCTGA
- the LOC114862853 gene encoding myogenesis-regulating glycosidase-like: MYHIVPVAPGEQQTAERSGGSPLKKKLAHEGRPLVLAGILGCLLVLAAVIAWCYYSVSLRKAQLLKTELLDLYKDGFVIYNQAGAVIFTMSFRSGTLDLDSCSKNGSVLSCTRSDSGNVNFFIQPVRPRDTVMCYRVRWEEMQNKSLVEHAMTYNDSHWYGGAETASQYWPIRIQGEEEPRPFITSDVYVNRNAFGGILERYWLSSNATAIKINDSVPFHLGWSEMDGTLRFQARYQNSPFKPPQGQQGLPELSYRVCAGLDVTSIHKYMVRRYFPKPIKVPSPEVFTHPVWSTWALHKTAVTQEKLLRFAADITKHGFNCSHLELDDRYTADYGEFDFDPQKFPNASGMFDKLRGDGFQVSLWTHPFINYDSINFGVAVEKGLFVREPSGELPALVRWWNGIGGILDLTNPEAREWYSSHLRMLKTRYNVVSFKFDAGETTYLPQQFSTLVPLSDPSTFTRRYTEMALPFIERAELRVGYQSQNISCFFRIIDRDSVWGYELGLKSIIPTVLTVGILGYQFVLADKIGGNAYPNRTAGALDGRNGLPDRELYIRWLELSAFMPAMQFSIPPWAYDNEVVQIARKFTELHRTQVAPRVLELAGEVLNTGDPIIRPLWWIGNDDEAAYKIDSQFLIGDDLMVAPVLEPGKQERDIYLPAGRWRSYKGEHFDKGPTYLTDYPVDLDEVAYFTWVP, from the exons ATGTACCACATCGTCCCCGTGGCTCCTGgggagcagcagacagcagaGCGATCTGGTGGCTCTCCCCTCAAGAAGAAGCTGGCTCATGAAGGGCGTCCGCTGGTTCTGGCAGGAATCTTGGGCTGTTTGCTGGTGTTGGCTGCTGTCATCGCCTGGTGCTACTACTCCGTGTCTCTGCGTAAGGCCCAGCTGCTGAAGACGGAGTTGTTAGACCTCTACAAGGATGGCTTTGTCATTTATAACCAGGCAGGAGCCGTCATCTTTACTATGAGCTTCAG GTCTGGCACTCTGGACTTGGACTCCTGCTCAAAGAACGGAAGCGTTCTGAGCTGCACCCGTTCCGATTCTGGCAACGTTAACTTCTTCATCCAGCCGGTGCGACCGAGGGACACTGTGATGTGTTACCGCGTTCGCTGGGAGGAGATGCAAAATAAGAGCTTGGTGGAGCACGCCATGACCTACAATGACTCCCACTGGTACGGAGGAGCAGAGACTGCTTCTCAGTACTGGCCCATCAGGATCCAGGGCGAGGAGGAGCCTCggcctttcatcaccagtgaTGTCTATGTCAATAGAAACGCTTTTGGGGGAATCCTGGAACGCTACTGGCTGTCATCAAATGCCACCGCGATCAAGATTAATGATTCAGTGCCATTTCATTTGGGCTGGTCAGAGATGGATGGGACACTCAGGTTCCAGGCCCGGTACCAGAACTCTCCATTTAAACCACCACAGGGACAACAGGGCCTGCCTGAACTCAGCTACAGAGTGTGTGCAGGGTTGGATGTTACTTCTATTCACAAGTACATG GTGCGCCGTTATTTCCCGAAGCCTATCAAGGTCCCGTCTCCTGAAGTGTTCACACACCCAGTGTGGTCCACATGGGCTCTCCACAAAACAGCTGTGACTCAGGAGAAGTTGCTGCGCTTCGCCGCTGACATCACCAAGCACGGTTTCAACTGCTCCCACCTGGAGCTGGACGACCGCTACACCGCCGACTATGGAGAGTTTGACTTTGACCCGCAGAAATTCCCCAACGCCAGCGGGATGTTCGACAAACTCAGAGGCGACGGGTTCCAGGTGTCGCTCTGGACGCACCCGTTCATCAACTACGACTCTATTAACTTCGGTGTCGCTGTGGAGAAAGGCCTGTTCGTCCGGGAGCCCAGCGGTGAGCTGCCTGCTCTGGTTCGCTGGTGGAACGGCATCGGGGGGATCCTGGACCTCACCAACCCTGAAGCCCGGGAGTGGTATTCCTCACACCTACGCATGCTCAAGACCCGCTACAATGTGGTGTCCTTTAAGTTTGATGCAGGAGAGACAACCTACCTCCCGCAGCAGTTCAGCACCCTGGTCCCACTGTCCGACCCCTCCACCTTCACCCGCCGTTACACAGAGATGGCCCTGCCGTTCATTGAGCGGGCAGAGCTGAGGGTGGGCTACCAGAGCCAGAACATCTCCTGCTTCTTCAGGATCATTGACAGAGACTCCGTGTGGGGATATGAGCTCGGGCTCAAGTCCATTATTCCCACTGTGCTGACTGTTGGTATTCTGGGCTACCAGTTTGTTTTGGCTGATAAGATTGGAGGGAACGCATACCCCAACCGGACCGCAG GAGCCTTAGATGGTAGAAACGGTCTGCCAGACAGGGAGCTGTACATCCGGTGGCTAGAGCTGTCTGCCTTCATGCCTGCCATGCAGTTCTCCATTCCACCGTGGGCCTATGACAATGAG GTGGTGCAGATTGCAAGGAAATTCACTGAGCTCCATAGGACTCAGGTGGCCCCGAGGGTCCTGGAACTAGCGGGTGAGGTTCTTAACACAGGAGACCCAATCATTAGGCCCCTGTGGTGGATCGGCAACGATGACGAGGCGGCCTATAAGATCGATTCGCAGTTCTTGATCGGAGATGACCTGATGGTGGCGCCGGTGCTGGAGCCAGGGAAGCAGGAGAGGGACATCTACCTGCCCGCAGGTCGATGGAGAAGCTACAAGGGGGAGCATTTTGACAAGGGCCCCACTTACCTCACCGACTACCCCGTGGACCTGGATGAAGTAGCTTACTTCACATGGGTTCCATGA